A window of the Candidatus Zixiibacteriota bacterium genome harbors these coding sequences:
- a CDS encoding transcriptional coactivator p15/PC4 family protein, producing MRFELERSKTEKLIIEDNEFKGRQLVTLRIYFLADNNEWLPTKKGVTFRREQLDEVLDALHKIRAQ from the coding sequence TGCGGTTTGAATTAGAACGATCCAAAACAGAAAAATTGATTATCGAAGATAACGAATTTAAGGGTCGGCAACTCGTTACGCTTCGCATTTACTTCCTTGCGGACAACAACGAATGGCTCCCAACCAAGAAAGGGGTCACGTTTCGCCGCGAGCAACTTGATGAAGTTCTCGATGCGCTTCACAAGATTCGGGCGCAGTAG
- a CDS encoding GNAT family N-acetyltransferase translates to MLVFTSDKERLLRHFRKDPVLFAYHIGDLDDFYFPDTQWAVIYNVTAKVEDVVLTYYGGKIPTILAFGLTERFEQLLDELLEISPRQFYVHYQQRSHASLARRYTITPLGTHWKMHLKNPPQAVGYPLERFAQQAVRHPEELGVDVRQLDSSHEPELLSLYNRSYPGNYFRPRMLQSGKYFGAFDGDRLAAVAGVHVDSAEYKTAALGNIVTDEEYRRRGLASIVTGHLCEELISEGKLVSLNVKADNHPAIRCYEKLGFVKTHEFEEALCELV, encoded by the coding sequence ATGTTAGTTTTCACCTCGGACAAGGAGCGGCTGCTCAGGCATTTCCGCAAGGACCCAGTCCTGTTCGCCTATCATATTGGTGATCTCGACGACTTCTACTTTCCTGACACACAATGGGCGGTTATCTACAATGTGACGGCCAAGGTCGAGGATGTCGTGCTTACGTACTATGGTGGGAAAATTCCGACTATTCTTGCGTTCGGGCTGACAGAGAGATTCGAGCAATTGCTCGATGAGTTGCTGGAAATATCACCAAGGCAATTTTATGTACACTATCAGCAACGCTCACATGCATCCCTCGCGAGGCGGTACACGATCACGCCTCTGGGGACGCACTGGAAGATGCACCTGAAAAACCCACCGCAAGCGGTGGGGTACCCTCTTGAACGGTTCGCACAGCAAGCTGTGCGGCACCCGGAGGAACTGGGAGTCGACGTAAGACAATTGGACAGCTCGCATGAGCCAGAGCTTCTGTCGTTGTACAATCGAAGCTATCCGGGCAATTATTTCAGGCCGAGGATGCTTCAGAGCGGCAAGTATTTCGGGGCGTTTGATGGTGATCGACTGGCGGCAGTGGCGGGTGTGCACGTGGATTCTGCCGAATATAAGACGGCGGCGCTTGGGAATATTGTGACCGATGAGGAGTATCGCAGGCGCGGGCTGGCCTCGATCGTGACTGGTCACCTGTGTGAAGAGCTGATTTCGGAAGGGAAGCTGGTTTCATTGAACGTGAAAGCGGACAATCATCCGGCGATCCGGTGCTATGAAAAGCTTGGATTTGTGAAGACGCATGAGTTCGAGGAGGCGCTGTGCGAGCTTGTCTGA